From Paenarthrobacter sp. A20:
GCTCATGGTGCTCCAACACTATCCTCCTGGGCACTCCTCTCTTTGCCTCGTCCCCGGGACGGCCAGCCTTTGCCCACTACGGACCGGTAATCCGCGGCGGATTCGATACTCTTGTCTGGTGATCGACGTAAAAGACCTCAGCGAAAATCCGGACAAGTTCCGTGCCAGCCAGCGCGCCCGTGGCGCCGACGAGTCCGTTGTGGACGCGATCATCTCCGCTGACTCCGATCGCCGTGCCGCGCTGATCCGCCATGAAACCCTCCGCGCAGAGCAGAACGCTTTCGGCAAGAAGGTGGCGCAGGCCAAGGGCGAGGAGAAGCAGGCTCTTTTGGCCGAGGTCAAGGAACTGGCCAACTCGGTCAAGGCCGCCGCCGCTGAAGCCTCTGTCGCTCAGGCGAAGCAGGAGGAACTGCTCCGCGTCATCCCCAACCTCGTCGTGGACGGTGTCCCGGAGGGCGGCGAGGACGACTTCGTGGTGGTCAAGACCGTGGGTACCCCCCGCGAATTCAACGATTTTGAGCCGAAAGACCACCTGGAAATCGGTGAACTGATCGGCGCCATCGACATGGAGCGCGGTGCCAAGGTTTCCGGCTCGCGCTTCTACTTCCTTCGCGGCGTTGGTGCCCGCTTGGAGATGGCACTGCTGCAGATGGCCATGGAGCAGGCCATCGATGCCGGTTTCGTCCCGATGATTACCCCCACTTTGGTGCGTCCCGAGACCATGCAGGGCACCGGTTTCGACGTAAAGCACGACGCCGAGATCTACCGCCTCGCGGAAGACGACCTTTACCTTGTGGGAACCTCGGAGGTGGCCCTCGCCGGCTACCACGCAGATGAGATCCTGGATCTCTCCGCAGGCCCCATCCGATACGCCGGCCAGAGCTCCTGCTACCGCCGCGAGGCCGGTTCGCACGGCAAGGACACCCGCGGCATCATCCGCGTGCACCAGTTCAACAAGGTGGAGATGTTCATCTACACCACCGTTGAAGAGGCCGCTGCAGAACACGAGCGACTGCTGGCTTGGGAAGAGGAAATGCTGGCCAAGTGCGAGCTGCCCTACCGCGTGATCGACACCGCAGCAGGAGACCTCGGCATGTCCGCGGCCCGCAAGTTCGACTGCGAAGCCTGGGTCCCCACGCAGAACGCCTACCGCGAGCTCACCTCGACGTCCAACTGCACCTCGTTCCAGGCGCGCCGCCTCAACATCCGCGAGCGTGCGGTCAATGAGGAAGGCGTTGCCAAGGGAACCCGCGCTGTTGCAACACTGAATGGCACCCTGGCCACCACACGCTGGATCGTTGCCATTCTTGAACACCACCAGAACCCGGACGGCTCCGTCAACGTTCCCAAGGCACTGCAGAAGTACCTTGGCGGACTTGAGGTTTTGCCGGTTCTCTAGCGGGGCTTGCGGGCAAGCGCGATCAGTTCGCCTTGCCCGCTGCCCACGTCCTCGCCGGCCCAGCCGCCGAGAATGTGGTCCACCTCGAAGCCCGCGAGGCCCAGGTCTTGGCGCAGCTGGTCCTCGCTGCGGAACGCCAGGACCGACGACTCTGTTTCATCGATGCTTCCGTCAAGGAGCCGGTGCTCGGTTAGCGCAACGAGCCCGCCGGGCAGCAGGACACTCTCCATCCACGTTTCCAAGGCGGAGCCATCGGGGAGCGTGTGCGTGCGTCGCGTCGTCGGCGGATTCCAGCCTTCCCATGCCTTGGCCGCCGGGTCGCGGGTATCGAACACCAAACGCCCGCCGGGTGCCAGCGCGCGGTGAACGTCGGCAAGCGTTCGCGACCAGTCGCCGTCGTCGTTGATCGCCTGGGCCACGTGCGCCGTCATGATCGCGACGTCAAAGGTCCCTTCAGGGATTTGCGTTGACGTACCTTCGATCCACGTCACGTGGTCGGCGCCGCGCTTCCCACGAGCGGCCGCAAGGGAGTGGGGGTTTGGGTCGATGCCAACAACGGCATGACCCTCCGCAGCAACCGCAAGGGTCATCCTGCCCGTGCCGCAGCCCAGATCCAACACCCGGCTGTTCGGCCGCTCATTCACGAACGCCAGGAAGAAGTCGTCATCCGCGGCCCACAAGTTCTCTACGTCGTAGAGGGCTGACAGCCGGGCGCCGGTCATTCGGGAAGACATCCGACTACCCTACAGTTCCGGGGTTGTCTTTCGGCGGGCATTTGCGCACAAAAAAAGAAGGGAATGATCCCTTCCATATTCAATTTATAACGCACATGGGGGCTTGCGGCAAGGCCCCCCTGATGCCGAACAATTGATCCACGAACCCCACAACAAACGGAAAAGGGAGTCGTGGAATGCCCGAAATCAGCCCCTTGAAATCCAGTGCATTTGCCCTGCCGGAGCAGCGTGCACGTAAGGCCGATCCGCAGCTGATAGGCAGCGACGAGCGGCAATTCGAAGCCATCGCCAAGAACCTGTCGGAATCCAT
This genomic window contains:
- a CDS encoding class I SAM-dependent methyltransferase, whose amino-acid sequence is MSSRMTGARLSALYDVENLWAADDDFFLAFVNERPNSRVLDLGCGTGRMTLAVAAEGHAVVGIDPNPHSLAAARGKRGADHVTWIEGTSTQIPEGTFDVAIMTAHVAQAINDDGDWSRTLADVHRALAPGGRLVFDTRDPAAKAWEGWNPPTTRRTHTLPDGSALETWMESVLLPGGLVALTEHRLLDGSIDETESSVLAFRSEDQLRQDLGLAGFEVDHILGGWAGEDVGSGQGELIALARKPR
- the serS gene encoding serine--tRNA ligase, translated to MIDVKDLSENPDKFRASQRARGADESVVDAIISADSDRRAALIRHETLRAEQNAFGKKVAQAKGEEKQALLAEVKELANSVKAAAAEASVAQAKQEELLRVIPNLVVDGVPEGGEDDFVVVKTVGTPREFNDFEPKDHLEIGELIGAIDMERGAKVSGSRFYFLRGVGARLEMALLQMAMEQAIDAGFVPMITPTLVRPETMQGTGFDVKHDAEIYRLAEDDLYLVGTSEVALAGYHADEILDLSAGPIRYAGQSSCYRREAGSHGKDTRGIIRVHQFNKVEMFIYTTVEEAAAEHERLLAWEEEMLAKCELPYRVIDTAAGDLGMSAARKFDCEAWVPTQNAYRELTSTSNCTSFQARRLNIRERAVNEEGVAKGTRAVATLNGTLATTRWIVAILEHHQNPDGSVNVPKALQKYLGGLEVLPVL